ACTGTTGTCCTCCTATCCTGGGCATAATCTAGGCAGCCGtctaaaggtggggggggggggggttacacaaAAATGACACAACAATTTGCATGACTATGTCAGTGGTGCAGAGCTGTTTGAAGGAATGATCTGAGAGCAAACTTTGGCCAGGAACCCAAAGATCCCAGGGTTGACTCAGCAAATTACTAGCCTTCAGGAAAAGCCAGAGAAAGACTAAGAAGTTTAGAGCAGATACATTTCCTTTCACATAAACCACCCCATGTTTGACTTCtgatgaaaaatatttcttcactcaacatataattaagttctggaattcattgccagaaaatgtggtaaaaggcgTGATcagagcagggtttaaaaaagggttggaaaagtttctgaaagaaaagtccataaaccattattaaagggGATTTGGagataatccactgcttattgctgggataaacagcatggaATCTGTTACTCTTttgagatcctgccaggtactttgggCCACTGTTGATGGATCTTTGATCTGCACCAGAACAGCAGTACACAAAGCCCACGAGTTCTACTTTGTCTTATGAGAATGCTTCAACTCAGaagtgtccaaccttggccctcacccagtctggtttccaggatttccacaatgaatatacatgaaatctgtttgcatacaatggaggtagtacatgTAAATAGACCTTATGCATATtcgttggggaaatcctgaaaatccaactaggCTGCAACTCTCGAGGACCGAGATTGGACGCCCCTGTTCTAACCCATagaatttttttaaacttctcaAATCCTATGGAATCGTGTATAATCCCAGTAAATTCTATTCTTTGATCATTTGGTAGCTTTCCATGGTCAATAATTCATGATTAATATCTCCCGTTTATATCCAACAGATGACGAGATcaaacaggaagagaagagagagaaaaatcgaGGAGAACGTCATGCAGAAGTGGAACAAATCCCAAGACAGTCAGGAAACGTCTGTGAGAGTATTTCCCAGGGGACTGAGAGGAGAATCCCAAGGAATCATCAGCAGGAAtcggagaaggaagagagagacccTGCAGGACGCTCACCAGATAGAGTCACCGAGTGTGAAAGCACTGGCGGAGAGCTCTCAAACATCCCTGAGCACCAGAGACCCTTCCAAATGACTTCTAAACTCCACCagagagggaagaaaggggaaaaatCCTTTCTGTCTGACACCTGTGGAAAAAGTTGTGATAAGAAATATCACTTCTTGCACGAGAGGACATACACCGGGGAAAGACCCTTTATATGGTCTCAAAGCAGAAAATGTTTCAAACAGAAGGCAAGATCTTTCAAAAGTACTGAATGTGAGAAATCTTATAGCTTAAAGCAGTTCTTAATAAAGAACCAAAATGTAAACATAGGAGAGAGAAAATTGTCATGTCTGGAAAGCAAGAAAAACGTTGCTTGTCCTTCAGAGATGAAAGTTCACCAAAGGAGACATTGCTCCCAAGAGAAACggtttacatgttctgagtgtaataaaagcttcatttatctgtcaaaactgaaaactcacCAAATGATGCACAGTGGAAATAAGCCTTTTACCTGTATTGAGTGCAATAAAAGTTTCAATCAGTCGTGGCTTTTGAAACGGCATCAAACGATCCACAGCAGAAAGAATCCCTTCACATGTACTGAGTGCAATAAGAGTTTCGATCGGTTATCACATCTGAAACAGCACAATATGATTCAccatggaaagaagcattttacgTGTGCTGATTGTAATAAAAGTTTTAAGCAGTCATCACATCTGAAAAGGCACCAAatgatccacacaggagagaaaccatttacttgtactgagtgtaataaaagtttcaatcAGTCGTGGCTTCTGAAACGGCATCAAATGATCCATAGCAAAAAGAAATCCTTTACGTATACTGAGTGTGAGGAAAGTTTCAATCAGTCCTCACATCTGAAACAGCACAATGTGGTACACAGAGGAAAGAAACATTTTACATGCACTgattgtaataaaagtttcaagcAGTCAGCACATCTGAAAAGGCACCAAatgatccacacaggagagaaaccatttacttGTAGTGAGTGTAAAAAAGGATTCATTCAGCTGTCAAATCTGAAAAAGCACCAGATGATTCCGTGCAGATATAAATCTTTTTCATGCTATGAGTGTAATAAAGGTTTTTCTTGTTCATCACTCCTGAAACGGCACCAGATGgtccacagcaaaaaaaaactttttgcttGTACTGAGTGTAACAAAAGTTTTATTCAACTGTCGCTTCTGAAATGGCATCAGATCATCCACAGTGGAGACAAACCTTTCACTTGTAttcagtgtggtaaaagtttcaatAACACGTCTAATTTGAAAAGGCACCAATTGATTCACAGTGGAATGAAACCTTTCACGTGTTCTATGTGCCGTAAAAGTTTTGTTCAGCCATCAGATCTGAGAAGGcaccaaatgatccacagtggaaacaAACATTTTACATGTCCTGAATGTAATGAAAGTTTCATTCAGCTGTCGCTTCTGAAATGGcaccaaatgatccacagtggaaagaatccTTTTACctgttctgagtgtaataaaagtttcattcAGCTGTCGCTTCTGACAAGGCACCAAATGATTcatagtggaaagaaaccttttacctgttctgaatgtgataaaagtttcaaTCAGTCATCGCATCTAAAAaggcatcaaatgatccacactgggaaaaaaccttTTTCCTgtactgaatgtgataaaagtttcaaCAACATGTCAAATCTGAAAAGGCATCAGGTGAggtgttggcaagcacagcaaaTTCAAAGAAATACAGTACAGTATTAAAAACATGTGACGgaaagatacaaaaatatttcctatcatgttttctgccgtcatctactatgttactatgttatgttaggcAACATCGATTTGATTATAGCACTCTTTGGCACACGGTAAGTCTGGGGAACATTAGCCCATTTGGAGGTGATATCTTTCCGAGAAATAAAGATGGAGTTTATAGTTCACATtatgaagagcaaagaaactacaagccccagaaggcagtgcagcaccagagagattcagaaccaaggaactacaaagcccagaaggcagggcaacgtcagagaagccaggagctcagaaactacaagccccagaaggcagtgcagcaccagcagacagatcaggtgaagggagaagaatctatgcaagggagggaggagccagggtgtgattgggagatggaatcagatggggggagggaggagcccctagaccgggaggaaggggaggagagaatggaactggaggaggagaaaggaggggagaatgaggaggaaatggaagtgctggtggagggctcttaaagtgagttatgaactgaactggagagagtgaatgaagccttggtgaattgacccggtgggtggatgtcaggtggttttgtgctgacaaatgagggaggtgggtcattaggtctaagagtgagaaagtgacttagaccatattgccattgaattgaactgtttaatttcatttctaagatgaacggtgtttgaaagcagtgctaaaactgaattgaggaggaaaacattgctaactgaactgaatggtgagcagtgctcattagccgtgggaaagagcagtgctactaagtactggattagaagcagtgctggagaaaaccatattgaaagcagagCCAAAGTGAACTGTATTGCAAGCAGGActccaatgaactgtgtttaaaagtggagctacactgaggagaggggaaggcctgtgaagccttaaagcagagtaaatgtactc
This genomic interval from Microcaecilia unicolor chromosome 1, aMicUni1.1, whole genome shotgun sequence contains the following:
- the LOC115463343 gene encoding oocyte zinc finger protein XlCOF6-like, which produces MAAGLCAQQMRVTFEDIAVSFSQEEWGYLDEGQKELYREVMKENYQTLISLAGYERISPEVLSRIKVEEEPYVQDSQESGGKEPTRSHTADHEISQKREENREEHPAEMEQILRQSGIVCETERRIPRNHQQESEKEERDPAGRSPDRVTECESTGGELSNIPEHQRPFQMTSKLHQRGKKGEKSFLSDTCGKSCDKKYHFLHERTYTGERPFIWSQSRKCFKQKARSFKSTECEKSYSLKQFLIKNQNVNIGERKLSCLESKKNVACPSEMKVHQRRHCSQEKRFTCSECNKSFIYLSKLKTHQMMHSGNKPFTCIECNKSFNQSWLLKRHQTIHSRKNPFTCTECNKSFDRLSHLKQHNMIHHGKKHFTCADCNKSFKQSSHLKRHQMIHTGEKPFTCTECNKSFNQSWLLKRHQMIHSKKKSFTYTECEESFNQSSHLKQHNVVHRGKKHFTCTDCNKSFKQSAHLKRHQMIHTGEKPFTCSECKKGFIQLSNLKKHQMIPCRYKSFSCYECNKGFSCSSLLKRHQMVHSKKKLFACTECNKSFIQLSLLKWHQIIHSGDKPFTCIQCGKSFNNTSNLKRHQLIHSGMKPFTCSMCRKSFVQPSDLRRHQMIHSGNKHFTCPECNESFIQLSLLKWHQMIHSGKNPFTCSECNKSFIQLSLLTRHQMIHSGKKPFTCSECDKSFNQSSHLKRHQMIHTGKKPFSCTECDKSFNNMSNLKRHQVRCWQAQQIQRNTVQY